The following proteins are encoded in a genomic region of Desulfovibrio legallii:
- the miaB gene encoding tRNA (N6-isopentenyl adenosine(37)-C2)-methylthiotransferase MiaB has protein sequence MLQKTFHIITFGCQMNVHDSQWLGGALRARGFAEAPLEDAQVVVVNTCSVREKPEQKVMSALGRIRQVTGGDPRVLVGVAGCVAQQLGTTFFEKEPQVRLVAGSDGIGAAPAAIERLLDAPALRLSLLDFTESYVEREPGAPGPTQPVAYVNIMQGCDNFCTYCIVPYTRGRQKSRSSAAILDECRAALENGAREITLLGQNVNAFGRDSRGDGVSFARLLALVAALPGLERLRYVTPHPKDMGPEDVEAFAALPQLCPRLHLPLQAGSDVVLKRMHRRYDRAAYLDLAARLRAARPDLALSTDLIVGFPGETEADFAATLEMVRACGFMSSFSFCYSDRPGARAALLPDKIPVAVARDRLLRLQALQDELGARWLQSRVGATTTLLLEGPSPREGDAAAPSWQGRDPYGAPVHVPLPVGADYCGKMARVVIVAAKKHSLVARLQGDVW, from the coding sequence ATGCTGCAAAAAACCTTTCATATCATCACCTTCGGCTGTCAGATGAACGTGCACGACTCCCAGTGGCTGGGAGGCGCGCTGCGCGCGCGCGGCTTTGCCGAAGCGCCCCTGGAGGACGCCCAGGTGGTGGTGGTCAATACCTGCTCAGTGCGCGAAAAGCCGGAACAAAAAGTCATGAGCGCTCTGGGCCGCATCCGCCAGGTCACGGGGGGCGACCCGCGCGTGCTGGTGGGCGTGGCCGGCTGTGTGGCCCAGCAATTGGGCACGACTTTTTTTGAAAAGGAGCCGCAGGTGCGCCTGGTGGCGGGCAGCGACGGTATCGGCGCGGCCCCTGCCGCCATTGAACGCCTGCTGGACGCGCCGGCGCTGCGGCTCTCGCTCCTGGACTTTACGGAAAGCTATGTGGAGCGGGAGCCGGGCGCGCCCGGCCCGACCCAGCCTGTGGCGTATGTGAACATCATGCAGGGCTGCGATAATTTCTGCACGTACTGCATTGTGCCCTACACCCGCGGGCGGCAGAAATCCCGCTCCAGCGCGGCCATCCTGGACGAATGCCGCGCCGCCCTTGAAAACGGCGCACGCGAGATCACCCTGCTGGGGCAGAACGTCAACGCCTTCGGACGGGACAGCCGCGGCGACGGCGTGAGCTTTGCCCGCCTGCTGGCCCTGGTGGCGGCGCTGCCCGGCCTGGAGCGCCTGCGCTATGTTACGCCCCACCCCAAGGACATGGGGCCTGAGGACGTGGAGGCCTTTGCCGCCCTGCCCCAGCTCTGCCCGCGCCTGCACCTGCCCCTGCAGGCCGGTTCCGACGTGGTGCTCAAGCGCATGCACCGGCGCTACGACCGCGCGGCCTACCTGGATCTGGCGGCCCGCCTGCGCGCGGCCCGGCCGGATCTGGCCCTTTCCACGGATCTTATTGTGGGCTTTCCCGGCGAAACGGAAGCGGACTTTGCCGCCACCCTGGAAATGGTGCGGGCCTGCGGCTTTATGTCCAGCTTTTCCTTCTGCTATTCGGACCGCCCCGGCGCGCGGGCCGCGCTGCTGCCGGACAAAATTCCCGTTGCCGTGGCCCGGGATCGCCTTCTGCGGCTCCAGGCCCTGCAGGACGAGCTGGGCGCGCGCTGGCTGCAATCCCGCGTGGGCGCGACCACAACGCTGCTGCTGGAAGGGCCAAGCCCCCGCGAAGGCGATGCCGCGGCCCCCAGCTGGCAGGGCCGCGACCCTTACGGCGCGCCCGTGCATGTGCCCTTGCCCGTCGGGGCGGACTACTGCGGCAAAATGGCGCGCGTTGTCATTGTTGCGGCCAAAAAGCACAGCCTGGTGGCCCGGCTGCAGGGGGACGTATGGTAG
- a CDS encoding FAD-dependent oxidoreductase: MTPQITRRKFLQSACITISALTVNMTGLEKALAAASGSGPMAACDVLIIGSGGAGLRAAVTAMKRNPKLRVVVVTKCMPSRNATCMAEGGINGVTDFSKGDSYELHCFDTVKGGDYLVDQTSTLKFCQQAGPAILELDYLGMPFSRTEDGRVKARPFGGASKVRCNYSADKTGHIVAHVCLDEALTHGVKFLMDHELLDIAAADGHCEGAVLRNIRTGEISPVRAKAVVLATGGYTRIFWNRTSTPYISTGDGVAAALRAGVPFKDAEMIQFHPTGVVHGGVLITEAARGEGGYLLNNKGERFMKNYAPAKMELGPRDIVARAIETEIREGRGFGHGLEAYVLLDLVHLGKKKIVNDLPQIRHVGKLFENIDLVEKPMIIRPTAHYSMGGIDVDKFDDMSTVLPGLFTAGEASCVSIHGANRLGGNSLADAVVTGKIAGDGAAAYAGTAEFGAGKRLADLAGQWKSRFVGVTNGGDARQMYAIREEMGAQLWDNLGIFRTQAKLAALADTLDDLQSRYDALRIPNANPVYNSVFTEYVELGNMLQLARAACLAATERKESRGAHTREDFPKRDDANFLKHSMVTMDEGGRLRMGWKAVEIANFKPEERKY; the protein is encoded by the coding sequence ATGACACCACAGATTACCCGCAGAAAATTTCTGCAATCGGCCTGCATCACCATCAGCGCGCTGACGGTGAACATGACCGGCCTGGAAAAAGCCCTGGCGGCGGCCTCAGGATCGGGCCCCATGGCCGCCTGCGACGTCCTGATCATCGGGTCGGGCGGCGCAGGGCTGCGCGCGGCCGTCACCGCCATGAAGCGAAACCCCAAGCTCAGAGTGGTGGTGGTCACCAAGTGCATGCCCTCCCGCAACGCCACCTGTATGGCCGAAGGCGGCATCAACGGCGTCACGGATTTCAGCAAGGGCGATTCCTACGAGCTGCACTGCTTCGATACGGTCAAGGGCGGCGACTACCTGGTGGATCAGACCTCTACGCTCAAGTTCTGCCAGCAGGCCGGGCCCGCCATTCTGGAGCTGGACTACCTGGGCATGCCCTTCTCGCGCACTGAAGACGGGCGCGTTAAAGCGCGGCCCTTCGGCGGCGCTTCCAAGGTGCGCTGCAACTACTCCGCCGACAAAACCGGGCATATTGTGGCCCACGTCTGTCTGGACGAGGCCCTGACCCACGGCGTCAAGTTCCTCATGGATCACGAGCTGCTGGATATCGCCGCGGCCGACGGCCACTGCGAAGGGGCCGTGCTGCGCAACATCCGCACGGGCGAGATCTCACCCGTGCGCGCCAAGGCCGTGGTGCTGGCCACGGGCGGCTACACCCGCATTTTCTGGAACCGCACCTCTACCCCCTATATCTCCACCGGCGACGGCGTGGCCGCGGCCCTGCGCGCGGGCGTGCCCTTTAAAGATGCGGAGATGATCCAGTTTCACCCCACGGGTGTGGTGCACGGCGGCGTGCTTATTACCGAGGCGGCGCGCGGCGAGGGCGGCTACCTGCTCAACAACAAGGGCGAGCGCTTCATGAAGAACTACGCGCCCGCAAAAATGGAGCTGGGCCCGCGCGATATCGTGGCCCGCGCCATTGAAACTGAAATCCGCGAAGGCCGGGGCTTCGGCCACGGGCTGGAAGCCTATGTGCTGCTCGATCTTGTCCACCTGGGCAAGAAAAAAATCGTCAACGACCTGCCGCAGATCCGCCATGTGGGCAAGCTGTTTGAAAATATAGATCTGGTGGAAAAGCCCATGATCATCCGCCCCACGGCCCACTACTCCATGGGCGGCATTGATGTGGACAAATTCGACGACATGTCCACCGTCCTGCCCGGCCTGTTCACGGCGGGCGAAGCCTCCTGCGTGTCCATCCACGGGGCCAACCGTCTGGGCGGCAATTCGCTGGCCGACGCCGTGGTTACCGGCAAGATCGCCGGCGACGGCGCGGCGGCCTACGCCGGGACGGCGGAATTCGGCGCGGGCAAGCGCCTGGCGGATCTGGCCGGGCAATGGAAAAGCCGCTTTGTGGGCGTGACCAACGGCGGCGACGCCAGGCAGATGTACGCCATCAGGGAGGAAATGGGCGCGCAGCTCTGGGATAATCTGGGCATCTTCCGTACCCAGGCCAAGCTCGCCGCCCTGGCCGACACCCTGGACGACCTGCAATCCCGTTACGACGCCCTGCGCATTCCCAACGCCAACCCCGTGTACAACTCCGTATTCACGGAATATGTGGAGCTGGGCAATATGCTGCAACTGGCCCGGGCCGCCTGCCTGGCCGCCACGGAACGCAAAGAATCCCGCGGGGCCCACACCCGCGAAGACTTCCCCAAGCGCGACGACGCCAACTTCCTCAAACACAGCATGGTCACCATGGACGAAGGCGGCAGGCTGCGCATGGGCTGGAAAGCTGTGGAGATCGCCAACTTCAAGCCTGAGGAGCGGAAATACTGA
- the sdhE gene encoding 8-methylmenaquinol:fumarate reductase membrane anchor subunit — MQTEFAFFPGCVLTQAAKESRMALEAVAPALGLTLKEIPGWSCCGASQAQDVDHLATLVANARNLALAEQIGLPVLTSCSTCLLMLRRAKQELDGGQKDRINTFLAKGGMTYKGTSEVTSLLWELARDAEALKAKVTKPLSGLKVAAFYGCHSLRPESALGFESSVNPKSFETIVAALGAHTVPFAKRLDCCGFHAVYPAEKSVMLMTSEIVNSAAAGGASCIVTPCPLCQMQLDIYQDNAQELHNAKARLPVLHLSQLVGLALGLPAKQLGLDYNVIDATRLG; from the coding sequence ATGCAGACCGAATTCGCCTTTTTCCCCGGCTGCGTGCTGACTCAGGCCGCCAAGGAATCCCGGATGGCTCTTGAAGCCGTGGCCCCGGCGCTGGGTCTGACGCTCAAGGAAATCCCCGGCTGGAGCTGCTGCGGCGCTTCCCAGGCGCAGGACGTGGACCACTTGGCCACCTTGGTGGCCAATGCCCGTAATCTGGCTCTGGCCGAACAGATAGGCCTGCCCGTGCTGACTTCATGCAGCACCTGTCTGCTCATGCTGCGCCGCGCCAAGCAAGAGCTGGACGGCGGACAAAAAGACCGCATCAATACCTTCCTGGCCAAGGGCGGCATGACTTATAAAGGCACCAGCGAGGTGACCAGTCTGCTCTGGGAGCTGGCGCGCGACGCCGAAGCCCTGAAAGCCAAAGTGACCAAACCCCTCAGCGGGCTCAAGGTGGCAGCCTTCTACGGCTGCCACAGCCTGCGGCCCGAATCCGCCCTGGGGTTTGAAAGCTCCGTGAACCCCAAGAGCTTTGAAACGATTGTCGCGGCCTTGGGCGCACACACCGTGCCCTTTGCCAAAAGGCTGGATTGCTGCGGCTTCCACGCCGTATACCCGGCGGAAAAATCCGTCATGCTCATGACCAGCGAAATCGTCAACAGCGCCGCCGCCGGCGGGGCCTCCTGCATCGTGACCCCGTGCCCTCTCTGCCAGATGCAGCTGGACATCTACCAGGACAACGCACAGGAACTGCACAACGCCAAGGCCCGCCTCCCCGTGCTGCACCTCTCGCAGCTGGTGGGGCTGGCCCTGGGCCTGCCCGCCAAACAACTGGGCCTCGACTATAACGTTATTGACGCCACCAGGCTCGGCTAA
- the moaA gene encoding GTP 3',8-cyclase MoaA, which produces MPAGVNPFSSLGNLEAADAPLRDSHGRVVRYLRLSVTDRCNLRCVYCRSEARQTFIPHQKVLRYEEMARLVGLLTRLGVHKVRLTGGEPFARKDCDTLLALLHERHPQLDLRLTTNGTLLEPHIPLLRRTGVRAVNLSLDSFDRATFARVTGRDVLPAVLAALDALLRASIRVKINVVAMRGVNDGQMDDFAHAARNLPVDLRFIEFMPMGNGTLWGPETFWPADQIRAEAQRRLRLTPETDAEAEAGPARMYRVEGGKGRMGFITAVSCQFCGSCNRLRLTSDGHVRTCLFDDKEYRLRGLLRHPRCDDADLVRVLRLACAQKPVGAALLAARRAGCAVADKQMVGIGG; this is translated from the coding sequence ATGCCCGCAGGTGTAAATCCATTTTCGTCTCTTGGCAACCTGGAGGCCGCGGACGCCCCGTTGCGCGACAGCCATGGCCGTGTGGTGCGCTATCTGCGCCTCTCCGTCACAGACCGCTGCAACCTGCGCTGCGTGTATTGCCGCAGCGAGGCGCGGCAGACCTTCATCCCGCACCAAAAAGTGCTGCGCTATGAAGAGATGGCGCGCCTGGTGGGCCTGCTGACGCGGCTGGGCGTGCACAAGGTGCGCCTGACCGGGGGCGAACCCTTTGCCCGCAAAGACTGCGACACCCTGCTGGCCCTGCTGCACGAGCGGCATCCGCAGCTGGATCTGCGGCTCACCACCAACGGCACGTTGCTGGAGCCGCACATCCCTCTGCTGCGGCGGACAGGCGTGCGCGCCGTCAATCTTTCGCTGGACAGCTTTGACAGAGCCACTTTTGCCCGCGTCACCGGCCGGGACGTGCTGCCTGCGGTGCTGGCGGCGCTGGACGCCTTGCTGCGCGCCTCAATCCGGGTCAAAATCAACGTGGTGGCCATGCGCGGCGTCAACGACGGCCAGATGGACGATTTTGCCCACGCTGCGCGCAACCTGCCGGTGGATCTGCGTTTCATTGAGTTCATGCCCATGGGCAACGGCACCCTTTGGGGGCCGGAAACCTTCTGGCCCGCCGACCAGATCCGCGCCGAGGCCCAGCGCCGCCTGCGCCTGACGCCTGAAACGGATGCGGAAGCCGAGGCCGGCCCGGCGCGCATGTATCGGGTGGAAGGCGGCAAGGGGCGTATGGGCTTCATCACGGCCGTGAGCTGCCAGTTCTGCGGCTCCTGCAACCGCCTGCGGCTCACCAGCGACGGGCATGTGCGCACCTGTCTGTTTGACGATAAGGAGTACCGCCTGCGCGGCCTGCTGCGGCATCCGCGTTGCGACGATGCGGACCTGGTCCGCGTGCTGCGCCTGGCCTGTGCGCAGAAGCCCGTGGGCGCGGCTCTGCTGGCCGCCCGGCGGGCAGGCTGCGCCGTGGCTGACAAACAAATGGTGGGCATTGGGGGATAA
- the ruvB gene encoding Holliday junction branch migration DNA helicase RuvB, with product MAEGYGEERPDAGAGPACADESVRPRSLEEFIGQDELRANLRVYLDAARGRGKALDHTLFYGNPGLGKTTLAQIMAAELGVNLVCTSGPVLERSGDLAAILTNLGRHDILFVDEIHRMPIAVEEVLYPAMEDFKLDLVIGQGPAARTVKIDLEPFTLVGATTRVGLISSPLRDRFGIVARLQYYSPADLARVVGRTARILGVEVTDDGALEIGRRARGTPRIANRLLRRVRDFALVHGDGRVTGEAAASALTRMDVDQEGLDQMDRRLLEVLIKHYDGGPVGIKTLAVACSEEVRTIEDIYEPYLIQCGFLKRTPRGRVATARAYRHLNLLLS from the coding sequence ATGGCGGAAGGGTACGGCGAAGAACGACCGGATGCCGGCGCAGGCCCGGCGTGCGCGGACGAAAGCGTGCGCCCGCGCAGCCTGGAGGAGTTTATCGGCCAGGACGAGCTGCGGGCCAACCTGCGGGTCTACCTGGATGCCGCGCGCGGGCGCGGCAAGGCCCTGGACCACACCCTGTTCTACGGCAACCCCGGCCTCGGCAAAACCACGCTGGCGCAGATTATGGCCGCGGAGCTGGGCGTGAACCTGGTCTGCACCTCCGGCCCGGTGCTGGAACGCAGCGGCGATCTGGCCGCCATTCTTACCAACCTGGGGCGGCACGACATCCTTTTTGTGGACGAAATTCACCGCATGCCCATTGCCGTGGAAGAAGTGCTCTATCCGGCGATGGAGGACTTTAAGCTGGACCTGGTCATCGGCCAGGGGCCCGCGGCGCGCACGGTAAAAATTGACCTGGAGCCTTTTACCTTGGTGGGGGCCACCACCAGAGTGGGGCTTATCTCCTCGCCCTTGCGTGACCGCTTCGGCATTGTGGCGCGGCTGCAGTACTACAGCCCTGCGGATCTGGCGCGCGTAGTGGGGCGCACGGCCCGCATCCTGGGCGTGGAGGTGACCGACGACGGCGCGCTGGAGATCGGCCGCCGCGCGCGGGGCACGCCGCGCATTGCCAACCGGCTGCTGCGCCGGGTGCGCGACTTTGCTCTGGTGCATGGGGATGGCCGCGTGACCGGCGAGGCGGCCGCCTCCGCCCTGACCCGCATGGATGTGGACCAGGAAGGCCTGGACCAGATGGACCGTCGCCTGCTGGAGGTGCTCATTAAACACTACGACGGCGGCCCGGTAGGCATCAAGACCCTGGCTGTGGCCTGCTCTGAAGAAGTGCGGACCATTGAGGACATTTACGAGCCGTATCTCATCCAGTGCGGTTTTCTCAAACGCACGCCCCGCGGCCGCGTGGCCACGGCCCGCGCTTACCGCCATCTCAATCTTCTGCTCTCCTGA
- a CDS encoding DUF5334 domain-containing protein, whose protein sequence is MKHLLLGAAFTGWMLLPLPALAWDGFDADSADLVEVTPDRIPSRGETVDVRSYDADTTETCLVEAVSRNPRTVELVVRNPQGKTRTLVMEGR, encoded by the coding sequence ATGAAACACCTGCTCTTGGGGGCGGCCTTCACCGGCTGGATGCTCCTGCCGCTGCCCGCCCTGGCCTGGGATGGCTTTGACGCCGATTCCGCCGACCTGGTGGAAGTTACCCCTGACCGCATCCCCTCCCGGGGGGAAACGGTGGACGTGCGTTCTTACGATGCCGATACGACTGAAACCTGTCTGGTGGAGGCGGTCAGCCGCAATCCGCGCACCGTGGAGCTGGTGGTGCGCAATCCCCAGGGCAAAACGCGGACCCTGGTCATGGAAGGCCGCTGA
- the ruvA gene encoding Holliday junction branch migration protein RuvA has translation MIAYVEGRLAQVWGNTCLVVTEGGVGYAVALPAHTLAALPGRGEAVAFYTSLAVREDALELFGFASFEERQTFAVLVSISKVGARTALGILSIFRPEDLRRLVLEDDVLALTRVSGIGKKTAEHVFLELKYKLKVDDTPQTAVLAGGARPGSVFRDVLDGLGNLGYSEDECAPMVKKILMEEPDLDVTGALRAALKTLAKGKA, from the coding sequence GTGATCGCCTATGTGGAAGGACGCCTGGCCCAAGTATGGGGCAACACCTGCCTGGTGGTCACCGAAGGCGGGGTAGGCTATGCCGTGGCCCTGCCGGCCCATACCCTGGCCGCCCTGCCCGGTCGGGGGGAAGCCGTGGCCTTTTACACCAGCCTTGCGGTGCGGGAAGACGCCCTGGAGCTGTTCGGCTTTGCCAGCTTTGAAGAGCGGCAGACCTTTGCGGTGCTGGTCTCCATCTCCAAGGTGGGCGCGCGCACGGCGCTGGGCATTTTGTCTATTTTCCGGCCCGAGGATCTGCGGCGTCTGGTGCTGGAGGACGACGTGCTGGCCCTGACCCGCGTTTCGGGCATCGGCAAAAAAACGGCGGAGCATGTTTTTCTGGAGCTGAAATATAAACTGAAGGTGGACGATACGCCCCAGACCGCTGTACTGGCGGGCGGGGCGCGGCCCGGCTCCGTATTCCGCGACGTGCTCGACGGGCTGGGCAACCTGGGCTACAGCGAGGACGAGTGCGCGCCTATGGTGAAAAAAATTCTTATGGAAGAGCCGGACCTTGACGTAACCGGCGCGCTGCGCGCCGCGCTCAAGACCCTGGCCAAGGGGAAGGCCTGA
- a CDS encoding response regulator codes for MTNAPPLHILLLAESEAKAALDRRALREAGVARVECRASGVEAARLLARLAPTPADFRPQAVVCNQRLADMEGEQFCAMLRLHPLLLDLPILLILPNDGEAEQLKTLGCGASALLARPYSVEQLKQQLAALCAGQGGREELDLAERLTDTSAFDRALETYALLLKPVRRPEDYFRVGMRCLEERRWHTAITAFQRALDGALLEGKAQLGMAVAWKGKGDMARYREYLGLAAATFVRARQWHRAREVYVRLLRADPGAKNPFLAEAAQLMRQGAYDQAAEVLVQARPVTPPARLSAKVADACLAASEPQTMLQGLEEGLRRALGPEAGPLADDIRASLEAMRQRAEARRREEQAERQWQASREAAKEREAVPASGPRPQETGASPPDALSAAVDKDGKPVPGLGRNASVAAPWGAVLPAAGAVAEDPRPSVLPFVAPLEDAAPGGTPGLSDVIAVMKVTWKLARRGK; via the coding sequence ATGACCAACGCTCCACCACTCCATATTCTTCTGCTTGCGGAAAGCGAGGCCAAGGCCGCGCTGGACCGGCGCGCCCTGCGCGAAGCCGGCGTCGCGCGGGTGGAATGCCGCGCCTCCGGCGTAGAGGCCGCCCGCCTTCTGGCCAGGCTGGCGCCCACGCCTGCGGACTTCCGCCCGCAGGCGGTGGTCTGCAACCAACGCCTGGCCGATATGGAAGGCGAGCAATTCTGCGCCATGCTCCGCCTCCATCCCCTGCTGCTGGATCTGCCCATACTTCTTATCCTGCCCAACGACGGCGAAGCGGAACAGCTCAAAACCCTGGGCTGCGGGGCCAGCGCCCTGCTGGCGCGCCCGTATTCCGTGGAGCAGCTCAAACAGCAGCTTGCCGCACTTTGCGCCGGACAGGGCGGACGGGAGGAACTGGACCTGGCAGAGCGCCTCACGGATACCAGCGCCTTTGACCGGGCGCTGGAAACCTACGCCCTGCTGCTCAAGCCCGTGCGGCGGCCCGAAGACTACTTCAGGGTGGGCATGCGCTGTCTGGAAGAGCGGCGGTGGCATACCGCCATCACGGCTTTTCAGCGCGCTCTGGACGGCGCGCTGCTGGAGGGCAAGGCGCAACTGGGCATGGCCGTGGCCTGGAAAGGCAAGGGTGATATGGCCCGCTACCGGGAATATCTAGGCCTGGCCGCCGCAACTTTTGTCCGCGCCCGGCAATGGCACCGCGCGCGGGAAGTCTATGTGCGTCTGCTGCGCGCCGACCCTGGGGCCAAAAATCCCTTTCTCGCCGAGGCCGCACAGCTCATGCGCCAGGGCGCCTACGACCAGGCCGCCGAAGTGCTGGTCCAGGCCCGGCCAGTCACGCCCCCTGCCCGCCTGAGCGCCAAGGTGGCGGACGCCTGCCTGGCCGCGTCGGAACCGCAGACCATGCTGCAAGGGCTGGAGGAAGGCCTGCGTCGCGCCCTGGGGCCCGAAGCCGGTCCTCTGGCCGACGACATTCGCGCCAGCCTGGAGGCCATGCGCCAGCGGGCCGAGGCGCGCCGTCGCGAGGAACAGGCCGAGCGTCAGTGGCAGGCCAGCCGCGAAGCCGCCAAAGAGCGGGAAGCCGTCCCAGCGTCCGGGCCAAGGCCGCAGGAGACGGGCGCATCCCCCCCCGACGCCCTGTCTGCGGCCGTTGATAAGGATGGAAAGCCGGTTCCCGGCCTGGGGCGGAACGCCTCCGTGGCCGCGCCCTGGGGCGCGGTTCTTCCCGCTGCCGGGGCCGTTGCGGAGGATCCGCGGCCGTCCGTCCTCCCCTTTGTTGCGCCCCTGGAAGACGCCGCGCCCGGCGGCACGCCGGGCCTGAGCGACGTCATCGCTGTCATGAAGGTCACCTGGAAACTGGCCCGCCGCGGGAAGTAG
- a CDS encoding succinate dehydrogenase/fumarate reductase iron-sulfur subunit yields MATLIIDRFDGKKSYEQTYTLQAADAAGKTLLNTLLFIKQTQDPTLNFTASCRCAICGACGVRVNGHAVLACDTKMDDLFRTYGADTLHIAPLANFRVISDLVVDWEPAVDNLRKIHPGMVAKAQFSAKEGCRQTQAECDRVKKQWDCIICGCCASECNKLTADRSDYMEPFVFTHAWRVANDSRSKDPLLHGKPAVAGGLWNCVHCQECANRCPKSISSADDIAGLRAMVMAKGMTDGVGPAHAKSFYTDLVEDSGRLNEVRLALRTEGVGTIARAGMAVTLLRQGKMNPLEAFGGETIEGHDALVKMIAAAHAAAKE; encoded by the coding sequence ATGGCTACGCTTATTATCGACCGCTTTGACGGCAAAAAAAGCTACGAGCAGACCTACACCCTGCAAGCCGCCGACGCGGCGGGCAAAACGCTGCTCAATACCCTGTTGTTTATCAAACAGACCCAGGATCCCACGCTGAACTTCACGGCCTCCTGTCGCTGCGCCATCTGCGGCGCTTGCGGCGTGCGGGTCAACGGCCACGCCGTGCTGGCCTGCGACACCAAAATGGACGACCTCTTCAGAACCTATGGCGCGGACACGCTGCACATTGCGCCCCTGGCCAACTTCCGGGTGATTTCCGACCTGGTGGTGGATTGGGAGCCCGCTGTGGACAATCTGCGCAAAATCCACCCCGGCATGGTAGCCAAGGCCCAGTTCTCCGCAAAGGAGGGCTGCCGTCAGACCCAGGCTGAATGCGACCGCGTCAAAAAGCAGTGGGACTGCATCATCTGCGGCTGCTGCGCTTCGGAGTGCAACAAGCTCACCGCCGACCGCAGCGATTACATGGAGCCCTTTGTCTTCACCCACGCCTGGCGCGTGGCCAATGATTCGCGCAGCAAAGATCCGCTGCTGCACGGCAAGCCCGCCGTGGCGGGCGGCCTGTGGAACTGCGTGCACTGCCAGGAGTGCGCCAACCGCTGCCCCAAAAGCATCAGCTCCGCCGACGATATTGCCGGTCTGCGGGCCATGGTCATGGCCAAAGGCATGACCGACGGCGTAGGTCCGGCCCACGCCAAATCCTTCTACACCGACCTGGTGGAGGATTCCGGCCGGTTAAATGAAGTGCGCCTGGCCCTGCGCACCGAGGGCGTCGGCACCATTGCCCGCGCCGGCATGGCCGTCACCTTGCTGCGGCAGGGCAAGATGAACCCGCTGGAGGCTTTCGGCGGCGAAACCATCGAAGGGCATGACGCCCTGGTGAAGATGATTGCAGCGGCCCACGCCGCTGCAAAGGAGTAG
- a CDS encoding bifunctional nuclease family protein, which translates to MVEMRVFGLTIDQESKSPIVVLRERDGETLLPVWVGAVEAMAVSLALNNEALPRPLTHDLMLLSFRALKAKLLRVEISDLREGVFYAMLLLEGREGRVRVDCRPSDAIALAVRAQAPIMVAEEVLRRAAAWEEHKKSPRAEMPVPDAATDMLRQAGAQKEADLLGGRLLREGSLPPEEEADEERFRELLRSLEPTSRRKM; encoded by the coding sequence ATGGTAGAAATGCGCGTCTTCGGCCTGACCATTGATCAGGAAAGCAAATCCCCCATTGTTGTCCTGCGCGAACGGGACGGGGAAACCCTTCTGCCGGTCTGGGTAGGCGCGGTGGAAGCCATGGCCGTTTCTCTGGCGCTCAATAATGAGGCCCTGCCCCGCCCCTTGACCCACGACCTCATGCTGCTGAGCTTTCGCGCGCTCAAGGCCAAGCTCCTGCGGGTGGAAATCAGCGATCTGCGCGAAGGCGTGTTCTATGCCATGCTGCTGCTGGAAGGCCGGGAAGGCCGCGTGCGCGTGGATTGTCGCCCTTCGGACGCCATTGCCCTGGCTGTGCGGGCCCAGGCCCCCATCATGGTGGCGGAGGAGGTGCTGCGCCGCGCCGCCGCCTGGGAAGAGCATAAGAAAAGCCCGCGCGCCGAAATGCCCGTGCCCGACGCCGCTACGGACATGCTGCGCCAGGCCGGGGCACAGAAAGAAGCCGACCTGCTAGGCGGGCGTTTGCTGCGGGAAGGCAGCCTGCCGCCTGAGGAAGAGGCGGACGAGGAACGCTTCCGCGAGCTTTTGCGGTCCTTGGAGCCCACATCCCGCCGCAAAATGTGA